The following are encoded in a window of Treponema rectale genomic DNA:
- a CDS encoding ACT domain-containing protein, with product MTIKQISIFIENRKNALSELTNVLAEHKINIRTLSIADTSDFGIARIIVDNPEQVQAALERSAYIVKVTPVIAVEIPDEAGSLNRILKILADNNRNVEYMYGFTGHKSGTAYMIIRCTDVAETERILDANGIRMASQDELLKC from the coding sequence ATGACAATTAAACAGATTTCTATTTTTATTGAAAACCGTAAGAATGCTCTTTCTGAACTTACTAATGTACTTGCTGAACATAAGATTAATATCAGGACTCTGAGCATTGCTGATACCAGTGACTTTGGGATTGCCCGCATTATTGTAGATAATCCGGAACAGGTTCAGGCAGCTCTTGAACGTTCAGCTTACATTGTAAAAGTTACTCCGGTAATTGCTGTAGAAATTCCTGATGAAGCAGGAAGCCTTAACCGCATACTTAAGATTCTTGCAGACAATAACCGCAATGTAGAATACATGTATGGATTTACGGGGCATAAATCCGGGACTGCATATATGATTATCCGCTGTACTGATGTTGCAGAAACGGAACGTATTCTTGACGCCAACGGAATCCGCATGGCAAGTCAGGATGAACTTTTGAAGTGCTAG
- a CDS encoding tyrosine-type recombinase/integrase, translating to MKKNSELFFSKTKNFLTVYLVKQCNKSVYTVKSYKDTLTIFRRFIGEVENISIKTFKFSDCKRDVLLKFIEYLRNGKAAVSTINNKLAGIRAYLWYCSDEDVELQPIAIMASRIPLLKEPKLIRPIISPEIMTDFLSGVFSHTSKSKRDQLMLMLLYQTAGKASEITAIKIKDIILSERIILFHGKGDKERIVTYDEVAALHLKAFLKTDHKNMNPDDYLFFTKIKGVKYQMSLGNVERIVNKYAELLKELHPELPESVYPHMFRRTRATNLYQDGVDLELISRYMGHSSTVTTRIYAQPSMAMLKEIMDRANPFSEYDSTNKDEFDNLTENDIIEMCGLRP from the coding sequence ATGAAGAAGAATAGTGAATTATTTTTTTCTAAGACAAAAAATTTTTTAACTGTGTATTTAGTTAAACAATGTAATAAGAGTGTTTATACGGTTAAGTCATATAAAGACACATTAACAATATTCAGAAGATTTATTGGTGAGGTTGAAAATATTTCAATCAAGACATTTAAATTTTCAGATTGCAAGCGTGATGTATTGCTTAAGTTTATTGAATATTTAAGAAATGGCAAAGCCGCAGTAAGCACAATCAACAACAAATTGGCAGGCATACGTGCTTATTTATGGTATTGTTCTGACGAAGATGTAGAATTGCAACCAATAGCAATTATGGCTTCAAGAATTCCTTTATTAAAGGAACCCAAATTGATAAGACCTATAATCTCACCTGAAATTATGACCGATTTTCTTTCGGGTGTTTTTTCTCATACATCAAAAAGTAAAAGAGATCAATTAATGCTTATGCTGCTGTATCAGACTGCTGGAAAAGCAAGTGAGATAACTGCAATTAAAATAAAAGATATTATACTGTCAGAAAGAATTATTCTTTTTCATGGGAAAGGGGATAAGGAAAGAATTGTAACTTATGATGAAGTAGCAGCTTTACACTTAAAGGCATTCCTTAAAACAGACCATAAAAACATGAATCCTGATGATTATTTATTTTTCACAAAAATAAAAGGAGTTAAATATCAAATGTCTTTAGGAAATGTTGAGCGCATTGTAAATAAATATGCAGAGTTACTAAAAGAGCTACATCCAGAATTACCTGAAAGTGTTTATCCACATATGTTTCGAAGAACCAGAGCAACTAATTTATATCAGGATGGAGTTGATTTAGAGCTGATTTCGAGATATATGGGCCATTCCTCTACTGTAACAACAAGAATATACGCACAACCATCTATGGCTATGTTAAAAGAAATTATGGATCGAGCAAATCCGTTTTCAGAATACGATTCTACCAATAAAGATGAATTTGATAACTTAACAGAAAATGATATTATAGAGATGTGTGGTTTAAGACCATAA
- the istA gene encoding IS21 family transposase: MISMSTVESIRQKHRNGMTIAQICREEKVDYKTAKKYIEKEDFSEPLPARSEKPKIVDQYKDWIVQLLKENEHNWYKQKLTAKRVYKLLKEAQPAAETSYSSVNRFLNEYNRKNKKDAGFSHLTWYPGEAQADFGEADFDTSCGRQRLKYLVLSFPYSNKAFVQIFRGENCECVMQGLLYIFEYIGGVPGKIVFDNATGIGRRTCKILEENEVFIRFRIHYGFESRFCNPYAGHEKGNVETNVGYIRRNMFSPPIQIPSDIQEFNETELLVMNEKLMGERMHYIHQKPVDELFEEERETALLPLPPKRFAAKRILNRKTDNYANVTLENIHKYTLPSEYRNSEVIVETWAWKVAVYDLCGNLIEEFDREYGSERTESISAVTSLRSLVRKPGSWSNSIFRANLLNGNPFKEYLDRTRDENLRHRIFYEFEKAMGSFEYTVVMEAFTEMAAREVDMTKECNVMACCSRVNSCPVDFSFNQTGVSFDKYGCFMMYEGENNDAAI, translated from the coding sequence ATGATTTCAATGTCCACCGTAGAAAGTATACGGCAAAAACACAGAAATGGCATGACCATTGCACAGATTTGCCGTGAAGAAAAAGTCGATTACAAGACAGCAAAAAAGTACATCGAAAAAGAAGATTTCAGCGAGCCGCTGCCAGCCAGAAGTGAGAAGCCCAAAATTGTAGACCAGTATAAAGACTGGATAGTGCAGCTTCTGAAAGAGAATGAGCATAACTGGTACAAACAGAAACTGACCGCAAAACGTGTCTATAAGCTTTTGAAAGAGGCGCAACCGGCAGCGGAAACATCCTACAGTTCAGTAAACCGCTTTCTAAATGAATACAACAGGAAGAATAAAAAAGATGCAGGATTCAGTCACCTTACGTGGTATCCCGGAGAAGCACAGGCGGATTTTGGAGAAGCAGACTTTGACACATCCTGTGGCCGGCAGCGTCTGAAATATCTTGTACTTTCCTTTCCCTATTCAAACAAAGCCTTCGTTCAGATTTTCAGGGGCGAGAACTGCGAATGTGTGATGCAGGGGCTTCTGTACATTTTTGAATATATCGGAGGAGTACCGGGAAAGATAGTGTTTGATAATGCAACAGGAATCGGAAGAAGAACCTGCAAAATTCTTGAGGAGAATGAAGTCTTCATACGCTTCAGAATTCATTATGGCTTTGAAAGCCGGTTCTGCAATCCGTATGCAGGACATGAAAAAGGGAATGTAGAAACAAACGTAGGCTATATCCGCCGGAACATGTTTTCGCCTCCAATCCAGATTCCGTCTGACATCCAGGAATTCAACGAGACTGAACTTCTGGTCATGAATGAAAAGCTTATGGGCGAAAGAATGCATTACATCCATCAGAAACCGGTGGATGAGCTTTTTGAGGAAGAAAGGGAAACGGCTCTGCTTCCTCTGCCACCCAAACGCTTTGCCGCAAAAAGAATCCTCAACAGGAAAACCGACAATTATGCCAACGTCACGCTGGAGAACATCCACAAATATACGCTTCCGTCAGAATACAGGAACAGCGAAGTTATTGTTGAGACATGGGCATGGAAAGTAGCTGTTTATGATCTTTGCGGAAATCTGATCGAAGAATTTGACCGGGAATACGGCAGCGAAAGGACAGAATCCATAAGTGCAGTTACGAGCCTTAGGTCTCTTGTAAGAAAACCGGGATCATGGAGCAACAGTATTTTCAGGGCGAATCTTCTCAACGGGAATCCGTTTAAGGAATATCTGGACAGGACAAGGGATGAAAACCTTAGGCACAGGATTTTCTACGAGTTTGAGAAGGCAATGGGCAGCTTTGAATATACGGTTGTCATGGAAGCCTTTACGGAAATGGCGGCAAGGGAAGTAGATATGACAAAGGAATGCAATGTCATGGCATGCTGCTCAAGGGTAAATTCATGTCCGGTTGATTTCAGCTTCAACCAGACTGGTGTCAGCTTTGATAAATATGGATGTTTCATGATGTACGAAGGAGAAAACAACGATGCAGCAATCTGA
- a CDS encoding PaaI family thioesterase — protein sequence MTDLEKAREFFGKDTYASETTGIVIEEVAEHYAVCSLAITAAHKNAYGGVMGGAIFTLADYTFAVASNFNSVQTVSVSSNISFIGAAKGTKLTARSSLIKDGRSTCLYSIEINDELGTKVAFVTINGMKLAR from the coding sequence ATGACGGATTTAGAAAAGGCAAGGGAATTTTTTGGTAAGGATACTTATGCATCAGAAACTACCGGAATCGTGATAGAAGAAGTTGCAGAGCATTATGCGGTGTGTTCGCTTGCCATTACAGCGGCTCATAAAAATGCTTATGGCGGTGTTATGGGCGGCGCTATTTTTACTCTTGCAGATTATACGTTTGCGGTTGCATCCAATTTTAATTCCGTTCAGACAGTTTCTGTTTCAAGTAATATTTCTTTTATCGGTGCGGCAAAGGGTACAAAACTTACAGCCCGTTCCTCACTGATAAAAGACGGCCGTTCTACATGTCTTTACTCAATAGAAATAAACGATGAACTGGGAACAAAAGTTGCATTTGTTACGATTAACGGAATGAAGCTTGCGCGGTGA
- a CDS encoding GxxExxY protein — MLVYEEETGKIIKACMNVFNELGNGFLEAVYQEALAIEFELMKIPYKKEAKIEIFYKGNKLNKEYYADFICYDKIIVELKCVSRLVNANKAQVINYLHGTHFAVGLLVNFGESSLKWERLTLLKNKEK; from the coding sequence ATGTTAGTATATGAAGAAGAAACTGGAAAGATTATAAAAGCTTGCATGAATGTTTTTAATGAACTTGGAAATGGTTTTTTGGAAGCAGTTTATCAGGAAGCGTTGGCTATTGAATTTGAATTAATGAAAATTCCGTATAAGAAAGAAGCTAAGATTGAGATATTTTACAAAGGAAATAAACTTAATAAAGAATATTATGCCGATTTTATTTGTTATGACAAAATAATTGTTGAGTTGAAATGTGTATCAAGACTTGTAAATGCAAATAAAGCTCAGGTCATAAACTATCTGCATGGAACACATTTTGCTGTTGGATTACTTGTAAATTTTGGCGAGAGTTCATTGAAATGGGAAAGACTAACCTTATTGAAAAATAAGGAAAAATAA
- the istB gene encoding IS21-like element helper ATPase IstB yields MQQSDKKELQSEVGEMMKKMFFSQPVINRYMEKAGLKELENMKVLLEDEKNVRTVSRRARFLKSASFPTMKSFDDYDFRGIKFPKNFTKDEMLSLDFITKKHTIVFYGGCGSGKTHATIALGVNACNADYKVKFFTLTSLVMYLKTAKNNGTLDRAYKTLMAQNLICIDEWGYLPLDLESGQLLFSVISNAYERLSLIITTNLTFNEWGPLFTDDQLAAAIIDRIVHYGHLINTGNKDWRLEHALMKD; encoded by the coding sequence ATGCAGCAATCTGATAAAAAGGAATTACAGAGTGAAGTTGGAGAAATGATGAAGAAAATGTTCTTCTCCCAGCCTGTAATCAACAGATACATGGAAAAGGCAGGCTTGAAAGAGCTGGAAAATATGAAAGTTCTGCTGGAAGATGAAAAGAATGTCAGAACGGTTTCAAGAAGGGCCCGTTTCCTGAAAAGCGCCAGTTTTCCTACGATGAAATCCTTTGATGACTATGACTTCAGGGGAATCAAGTTTCCAAAGAATTTCACGAAAGACGAAATGCTGAGCCTGGACTTCATCACAAAGAAACACACAATTGTCTTTTATGGAGGCTGCGGTTCCGGGAAGACTCACGCAACAATAGCCCTTGGAGTTAATGCATGTAATGCTGATTACAAGGTTAAGTTTTTCACGCTTACATCCCTTGTCATGTATCTGAAGACTGCAAAGAACAACGGAACTTTGGACAGGGCATATAAGACACTTATGGCACAGAATCTGATCTGCATTGATGAATGGGGTTACCTGCCGCTGGATCTCGAAAGCGGACAGCTTCTGTTTTCTGTAATTTCCAATGCCTATGAAAGACTGTCCCTGATAATTACAACAAACCTGACTTTCAATGAATGGGGGCCACTGTTCACTGATGACCAGCTTGCTGCTGCCATTATTGATAGGATTGTTCATTATGGTCACCTGATTAATACAGGAAACAAAGACTGGCGTCTAGAACACGCCCTTATGAAAGATTAA
- a CDS encoding ammonium transporter yields MSEVWSVWFLIGAALVFFMQCGFAMVETGFTRAKNAGNIIMKNLMDFCIGTPMFMLLGFGLMMSENYIFGVIGKPNMQLFTNFAELNWSSFVFNLVFCATAATIVSGAMAERTKFSAYCIYSAVISAVVYPIEAGWVWNPEGWLVQLGFVDFAGGAAIHSVGGTAALLGAMFLGPRIGKYDYDKKGKVTKVHAIPGHSLTLGALGTFILWFGWYGFNGAACTQLLGVGGLAAVFTTTTIAPALAAVTTMLFTWIKNGKPDVSMTLNASLAGLVAITPTCATVDALGASIIGIVAGILVVVVVEIMDLKLHIDDPVGAVAVHLANGIWGTLSDGLFNVESGVFYGGGFKHLGVQALGEFTIVAWTAVCMIIVFALIKKFHGLRASREEEVVGLDKLEHGIESAYGGFIMAPQVMTDGEPGSGISETSVPVEKAVPVARASSRPDAKFHMVTIITRQSKFDDLKAAMNEINVTGMTVTNVLGCGVQHGQIQKYRGVPMDMTLLPKIKVDIVVSEVPVDLVITAAKEVLYTGNIGDGKIFVYDVQNVVKVRTGEEGYEALQD; encoded by the coding sequence ATGTCTGAAGTTTGGAGTGTATGGTTTTTAATAGGAGCTGCACTTGTATTCTTTATGCAGTGCGGTTTTGCCATGGTTGAAACAGGTTTTACCCGTGCAAAAAATGCCGGAAACATCATCATGAAAAACCTTATGGATTTCTGTATCGGCACACCGATGTTCATGCTTTTAGGCTTTGGCCTGATGATGAGTGAGAATTATATTTTTGGCGTCATCGGAAAACCGAACATGCAGCTGTTTACGAATTTTGCAGAACTTAACTGGTCTTCATTTGTATTCAACCTTGTATTCTGTGCAACAGCAGCAACCATTGTAAGCGGTGCAATGGCTGAACGTACAAAGTTCAGTGCCTACTGTATTTATTCAGCTGTAATTTCTGCTGTGGTTTATCCTATTGAAGCAGGATGGGTATGGAATCCTGAAGGCTGGCTTGTACAGCTTGGATTTGTAGATTTTGCCGGAGGTGCTGCAATTCATTCCGTAGGTGGAACAGCAGCTCTGCTTGGTGCAATGTTCCTTGGTCCCCGTATCGGAAAATATGATTATGACAAGAAGGGAAAGGTAACAAAGGTTCATGCAATTCCCGGACATTCCCTGACTCTCGGTGCACTGGGAACTTTTATTCTGTGGTTCGGATGGTATGGTTTTAACGGTGCTGCCTGTACACAGCTTCTTGGAGTAGGAGGACTTGCTGCAGTATTTACAACTACAACTATTGCTCCTGCTCTTGCTGCAGTTACGACAATGCTCTTTACCTGGATAAAGAACGGTAAGCCTGATGTTTCAATGACGCTGAATGCTTCTCTTGCAGGTCTTGTTGCAATTACTCCAACCTGTGCAACTGTTGATGCTTTAGGTGCAAGCATCATCGGAATTGTTGCAGGAATTCTTGTGGTAGTTGTTGTAGAAATCATGGATCTTAAACTTCATATTGATGATCCGGTAGGTGCTGTTGCAGTTCATCTTGCAAACGGAATCTGGGGTACTTTATCAGACGGACTTTTCAATGTTGAATCCGGAGTTTTCTATGGCGGAGGTTTTAAGCATCTTGGAGTTCAGGCTCTTGGAGAATTTACGATTGTTGCATGGACTGCTGTGTGCATGATTATAGTCTTTGCTCTGATAAAAAAGTTCCATGGACTTCGTGCAAGTCGTGAAGAAGAAGTTGTAGGTCTTGATAAGCTTGAGCATGGAATTGAATCTGCATACGGTGGATTCATTATGGCTCCACAGGTAATGACAGACGGTGAACCAGGTTCAGGAATTTCTGAAACATCCGTTCCTGTAGAAAAAGCTGTACCGGTTGCCCGTGCTTCAAGCAGACCTGATGCAAAGTTCCATATGGTTACAATCATCACCCGTCAGAGTAAGTTTGACGATCTTAAGGCTGCAATGAATGAGATTAATGTTACTGGAATGACAGTTACAAATGTTTTAGGCTGCGGAGTTCAGCACGGACAGATACAGAAGTATCGTGGTGTTCCGATGGATATGACTCTCCTTCCAAAAATAAAGGTAGACATTGTCGTAAGTGAAGTTCCTGTTGATCTTGTAATTACAGCTGCAAAAGAAGTTCTTTACACAGGTAATATCGGTGACGGAAAGATTTTTGTATATGATGTTCAGAACGTAGTAAAGGTCAGAACCGGTGAAGAAGGTTATGAAGCTTTACAGGATTAA
- a CDS encoding phenylacetate--CoA ligase family protein, which produces MSLKYFQPEKECMSLEELRKLQGERLAANFRHVYENVEYYRKRCQEAGVTPDDIKGLEDLDKIPFTCKDDLRQTYPYGLFAVPMSKVVRIHASSGTTGKQIVVGYTKEDLDIWDECTARQLVAVGADENDIVQVAYGYGLFTGGFGVHGGATRLGCQVIPISSGNTQRQITFMQDLKSTVLCCTPSYAAYLGETLKEMGLTPDDIHLKAGIFGAEPWTEEMRRDIEKSLGLKAYDIYGLTEVMGPGVAYECAEQKGMHVNEDHFIIETIDPKTGKRLPDGEKGELVFTAITKQAFPLMRFRTKDIGVLNRAKCSCGRTFVRMSKPMGRTDDMLIIRGVNVFPSQIEGVLMQNGYPANYEIHVGRENNTDTFEIKVEMTAEKFSDVISEINRQEKQLESALLSVLQIKAKVTLVAPKTIARSEGKAKRVIDTRKLHD; this is translated from the coding sequence ATGAGTTTAAAGTATTTTCAGCCAGAAAAAGAATGCATGTCTCTGGAGGAACTGCGCAAGCTTCAGGGGGAGCGTCTTGCTGCCAATTTCCGCCATGTTTATGAAAATGTAGAGTATTACAGAAAGCGCTGCCAGGAAGCAGGTGTTACTCCTGATGATATAAAGGGACTTGAGGATCTTGATAAAATTCCTTTTACCTGTAAGGACGATTTAAGACAGACATATCCTTACGGACTCTTTGCAGTACCTATGAGTAAGGTTGTCCGCATTCACGCTTCCAGTGGAACTACAGGAAAGCAGATTGTTGTAGGTTATACAAAAGAAGACCTTGATATATGGGATGAATGTACGGCACGACAGCTTGTGGCAGTTGGTGCTGATGAAAATGATATTGTTCAGGTTGCATACGGTTACGGACTTTTTACCGGAGGTTTTGGTGTTCATGGTGGAGCGACAAGACTGGGATGTCAGGTAATTCCTATTTCCAGCGGAAACACTCAGCGCCAGATTACTTTCATGCAGGACTTAAAGTCAACAGTTCTCTGCTGTACGCCAAGCTATGCAGCTTATCTTGGTGAAACCTTAAAGGAAATGGGACTTACTCCTGATGACATTCATCTTAAGGCGGGTATTTTTGGTGCAGAGCCGTGGACTGAAGAAATGCGCCGTGATATAGAAAAATCTCTCGGGCTTAAGGCTTACGATATTTACGGTCTTACAGAAGTTATGGGGCCTGGTGTTGCCTATGAATGTGCAGAACAGAAGGGTATGCATGTAAATGAAGATCACTTTATTATAGAAACAATTGATCCGAAAACCGGCAAGCGCCTTCCTGATGGAGAAAAGGGTGAACTGGTATTTACTGCAATTACAAAGCAGGCCTTCCCGTTAATGAGGTTCCGCACAAAGGATATCGGTGTCCTTAACCGTGCAAAGTGTTCATGCGGAAGAACATTTGTAAGGATGTCCAAACCTATGGGACGTACTGATGACATGCTTATTATCCGCGGCGTTAATGTATTCCCGAGTCAGATCGAAGGCGTTCTCATGCAGAATGGTTATCCTGCTAATTATGAAATTCATGTCGGCAGAGAAAACAATACTGATACATTTGAAATAAAAGTTGAAATGACTGCAGAAAAATTCAGTGACGTTATTTCTGAAATCAACAGGCAGGAAAAACAGCTTGAAAGTGCATTGCTCAGTGTTCTTCAGATTAAGGCAAAGGTTACTCTTGTAGCACCAAAGACTATTGCCCGCTCAGAAGGAAAAGCTAAGCGTGTAATTGATACAAGAAAACTTCATGATTAG
- a CDS encoding tyrosine-type recombinase/integrase, with the protein MFLYLIFQFQNLSQFLYEQVEAFISSVDKNPPKRNFNYSVFFRLLCTTGLRVNEALKLRINDYDEINKSLTVIHAKGNKDRIIYLADDMNQLLRTYLNSRKRRSPFIFYGNDINKPHTYGVVSKTFRKRWMQTKFYTNTGKNPTVHSLRHYFVIKRINLWASEGISINSMILYLSKHLGHASPNETYYYYHLIKDSLKIMSTKDVTGKKIMEGIKYEEE; encoded by the coding sequence ATGTTTCTATACCTAATATTTCAATTTCAAAATCTAAGCCAGTTCCTTTATGAGCAGGTAGAGGCATTTATTTCTAGTGTTGATAAGAATCCACCAAAGAGAAATTTTAATTATTCTGTGTTTTTCAGACTGCTATGTACAACAGGATTAAGAGTAAACGAGGCTCTTAAGTTACGAATTAATGATTATGACGAAATTAATAAAAGTTTGACTGTCATACATGCAAAAGGAAACAAGGATAGAATTATTTATCTGGCAGATGATATGAATCAGTTGCTAAGAACTTATTTGAACAGCAGGAAGAGAAGGTCACCATTCATATTCTATGGAAATGATATAAATAAACCACATACTTATGGAGTTGTGAGTAAAACTTTTAGAAAAAGATGGATGCAAACTAAATTTTATACGAATACAGGGAAAAATCCAACTGTTCATTCTCTAAGACATTATTTTGTAATTAAAAGAATCAATTTATGGGCTTCCGAGGGAATCTCTATTAATTCAATGATTCTTTATCTATCGAAACATCTGGGGCATGCAAGTCCAAATGAAACTTATTATTACTATCACCTCATTAAGGATTCCTTAAAAATAATGTCTACAAAGGATGTTACAGGAAAAAAAATTATGGAAGGTATTAAATATGAAGAAGAATAG
- a CDS encoding winged helix-turn-helix transcriptional regulator has protein sequence MEKNPYEIDFESYIREGEPDKKEKSIAWSIATGLQQVDGLTPSAYLYETAKRNIEGEISIEEAKKLIDSYYESKTSCTEDDDDTEEADKVSTRITELLSEKSFSFTPNQLLSIHERLFKGVFYKVKAGKFRDYNITKKEWVLNGDTVLYANADLIKETLKYDFETEKSFDYSKLSKEDAVKHITRFVANMWQIHPFGDAHVPQGTNVNNFHSCKRRGAAYGNTRTTAVFTIKYLRSLGFNVNNEPFEKHSWYFRNALVRANYTNMQKGIYMNTEYLEKFFRNILLGENNELKNRYTHIDYDEYMKKVSVKETEKITQKITVKITANQQKIIGVIKENPFITQEELSNIVGIARLNINKNMKKLQEQGIIKRIGADKNGHWEVIE, from the coding sequence GTGGAAAAGAATCCATACGAAATAGATTTTGAATCCTACATCCGCGAAGGTGAACCTGACAAAAAAGAGAAAAGCATCGCCTGGTCAATTGCAACTGGCTTACAGCAGGTTGATGGACTTACACCTTCAGCTTATCTATATGAAACTGCAAAGCGTAATATTGAAGGTGAGATTTCAATTGAAGAAGCAAAAAAACTTATAGACTCTTATTACGAATCAAAAACATCCTGCACCGAAGATGATGATGACACAGAAGAAGCAGATAAAGTTTCGACTAGAATTACAGAACTTCTTTCTGAAAAATCTTTTAGTTTCACTCCTAATCAATTGTTATCAATTCACGAGCGTTTATTCAAAGGCGTATTTTATAAAGTAAAAGCCGGAAAATTTCGCGATTACAACATTACAAAAAAAGAATGGGTGTTGAACGGTGACACAGTTTTGTATGCCAATGCAGATCTGATTAAAGAAACTCTGAAATATGATTTTGAAACGGAAAAGAGTTTTGACTATTCCAAACTTTCAAAGGAAGATGCTGTAAAGCATATTACACGATTTGTTGCGAACATGTGGCAGATTCATCCATTTGGTGATGCGCATGTGCCGCAAGGCACAAACGTCAATAATTTCCACTCATGCAAACGACGCGGAGCGGCGTATGGTAACACAAGAACAACAGCCGTTTTTACAATCAAATATCTTCGATCGCTAGGTTTTAATGTGAACAACGAGCCTTTTGAAAAACACAGCTGGTATTTCCGAAATGCCTTAGTGCGTGCAAATTATACAAACATGCAGAAGGGCATTTATATGAATACGGAATATCTTGAAAAGTTTTTTCGTAACATTCTGCTTGGCGAAAACAACGAACTTAAAAACAGATATACCCATATTGATTATGATGAATATATGAAAAAGGTATCTGTAAAAGAAACTGAAAAGATTACACAAAAGATAACTGTAAAGATTACTGCAAATCAGCAAAAAATAATTGGAGTTATTAAAGAAAATCCATTTATTACACAAGAAGAATTATCAAATATTGTAGGAATTGCACGCCTTAACATAAATAAAAACATGAAAAAATTGCAGGAGCAGGGCATCATAAAGCGTATCGGTGCAGACAAAAACGGCCATTGGGAGGTGATTGAATGA
- a CDS encoding BRO-N domain-containing protein, with the protein MTENTQIKLFEDKKVRTLWDKESEEWYFSVVDVVAVLTESPNPRKYWSVLKTRLKAEGSELTTNCSQLKMPSSDGKMYKTDCMNTEQLFRLIQSIPSPKAEPFKLWMAQVAKERLDEMQDPEQGIQRALAEYRALGYSENWINQRLKSIEIRKDLTDEWKKHGLKEGVQFATLTDIIYKTWAGKTAKEYKEYKGLKKENLRDNMTNKELVLNMLAELSTKEISESNDPKNFSDHVKNAVDGASIAKNARIELEQKTGKKVVTPLNARDGIGLTEDTKASVFLEDEEEK; encoded by the coding sequence ATGACAGAAAATACCCAGATAAAACTGTTTGAAGATAAAAAAGTCCGCACCCTTTGGGATAAAGAAAGCGAAGAGTGGTATTTTTCGGTTGTGGATGTTGTCGCCGTTTTGACGGAAAGTCCGAATCCACGAAAATACTGGAGTGTATTAAAAACTCGCCTTAAAGCAGAAGGAAGTGAGTTGACTACAAATTGTAGTCAACTGAAAATGCCATCATCAGACGGTAAAATGTACAAAACCGACTGCATGAACACCGAGCAGCTTTTCCGACTGATTCAGTCAATTCCTTCTCCAAAGGCTGAGCCATTTAAACTCTGGATGGCTCAGGTTGCAAAAGAACGTCTTGATGAAATGCAGGATCCTGAGCAGGGAATTCAGCGGGCTTTGGCTGAATACCGGGCTTTAGGATACTCGGAAAATTGGATAAACCAGCGGCTTAAATCTATAGAAATCCGCAAAGACCTTACTGACGAATGGAAAAAGCACGGTTTAAAAGAAGGTGTTCAGTTTGCCACGCTCACGGACATAATCTATAAAACATGGGCAGGCAAAACTGCAAAAGAATACAAGGAATACAAAGGTCTTAAAAAAGAGAATTTACGGGACAACATGACCAACAAGGAGCTTGTCTTGAATATGCTGGCAGAACTTTCTACAAAAGAAATCTCTGAGTCCAACGACCCTAAAAATTTTAGCGACCATGTAAAGAATGCAGTAGACGGCGCAAGCATCGCCAAAAATGCACGCATTGAACTTGAGCAGAAAACAGGAAAGAAAGTCGTTACGCCACTCAATGCAAGAGACGGTATCGGTCTTACAGAAGATACAAAGGCCTCTGTTTTTTTGGAAGATGAGGAAGAAAAGTAG
- a CDS encoding integrase core domain-containing protein, translated as MNANYKEYRFSDLIEEVEERNISLEYGSMNLFHFYRQIMDLNLEVQLYRTGVKLIRLNRSFLVLENLQTTVLFRVFRDECLNVNYFTSLSEAKEIIESWRLDYNEKRPQKGLKELSPSQFKT; from the coding sequence ATGAATGCGAATTATAAAGAATATAGATTTTCAGATTTAATTGAAGAAGTAGAAGAAAGGAATATATCTCTTGAATATGGCTCGATGAACCTTTTTCATTTTTACAGACAGATAATGGACCTGAATTTAGAAGTTCAGCTGTACAGAACTGGTGTAAAACTCATTCGGTTAAACAGGTCTTTTCTAGTCCTGGAAAACCTACAGACAACTGTTTTATTCCGGGTATTTCGGGATGAATGTCTTAATGTAAATTATTTTACGTCTCTGTCAGAAGCAAAAGAAATAATAGAATCCTGGCGGCTTGATTATAATGAAAAACGGCCACAAAAAGGATTAAAGGAATTGAGTCCAAGTCAGTTCAAAACTTAA